In Methanothermus fervidus DSM 2088, a single genomic region encodes these proteins:
- a CDS encoding CDP-alcohol phosphatidyltransferase (COGs: COG0558 Phosphatidylglycerophosphate synthase~InterPro IPR000462~KEGG: msi:Msm_0613 phosphatidylglycerophosphate synthase, PgsA~PFAM: CDP-alcohol phosphatidyltransferase~SPTR: B9AGH0 Putative uncharacterized protein~PFAM: CDP-alcohol phosphatidyltransferase), with protein sequence MLSKIKKEMNQMIKPIAERTNLHPDYITILGFILALIAGYLFATKNLFFAAIVLGISGFLDMLDGAVARIKFRPTPFGEFLDSVMDRFSDAAIVLGITFGGFINWILGIFLLHSFFTISYVRAKSESIGVNCEIGIAERPERLIIIFIASILGEFVNLKIMTIFMIFLLLISYITVFQRIHHTWKAVKK encoded by the coding sequence ATGTTGAGTAAAATTAAAAAAGAAATGAACCAAATGATAAAACCTATAGCTGAAAGAACAAATCTTCACCCTGATTATATAACCATCCTTGGATTTATTTTAGCACTTATTGCTGGATATTTATTTGCAACAAAAAATTTATTTTTTGCAGCAATAGTTTTGGGAATAAGTGGATTTTTAGACATGTTAGATGGTGCAGTTGCAAGAATCAAATTTAGACCCACCCCATTCGGAGAATTCTTAGATTCTGTTATGGATAGATTTTCAGATGCAGCAATTGTTTTAGGAATAACCTTTGGAGGATTTATAAATTGGATTTTAGGAATTTTTCTTTTACATTCTTTTTTCACCATAAGTTATGTTCGCGCAAAGTCTGAGAGTATAGGTGTAAATTGTGAAATAGGAATTGCTGAAAGGCCTGAAAGATTGATCATTATATTTATAGCTTCTATTTTAGGAGAATTTGTAAACTTAAAAATAATGACAATATTTATGATATTCCTCCTCCTGATATCATATATAACTGTCTTTCAGAGAATTCACCACACTTGGAAAGCGGTGAAAAAATAA
- a CDS encoding quinolinate synthetase A (COGs: COG0379 Quinolinate synthase~InterPro IPR003473~KEGG: mth:MTH1827 quinolinate synthetase~PFAM: Quinolinate synthetase A~SPTR: O27855 Quinolinate synthetase A~TIGRFAM: quinolinate synthetase complex, A subunit~PFAM: Quinolinate synthetase A protein~TIGRFAM: quinolinate synthetase complex, A subunit) — MEIQEEIEEIKKEKNAIILAHNYQPKEIQEIADFIGDSLELCLKITKIKDKDMVVFCGVDFMAETAYILSPDKKILIPDPAAECQMAHMLKVSDIKKAKKKYPDAAVVLYVNTLAEAKAEADIICTSANAVEVVNSLDEDTIIFGPDRNLAMYVAKNTDKKIIPVPEDGHCYVHKMFKPEHFIRLKEKYPDAEILVHPECDPEVQELADHILSTGGMIRRTMESDSKEFIIGTEVDLCTRIEREVPNKKAIPAYKEAICEEMKYHSLKKLRNSLIEEKYEVKVPKKIAKKAKSAINRMIEIFNK; from the coding sequence GTGGAAATACAGGAAGAAATAGAGGAAATTAAAAAAGAAAAAAATGCTATCATACTTGCACATAATTACCAACCTAAAGAGATACAGGAAATAGCTGATTTTATAGGTGATTCTTTAGAACTTTGTTTAAAAATAACTAAAATAAAAGATAAAGACATGGTAGTATTTTGTGGCGTTGATTTTATGGCTGAAACAGCGTATATTTTGAGCCCTGATAAAAAAATATTAATACCAGACCCTGCTGCTGAATGTCAGATGGCACACATGCTTAAAGTAAGTGATATTAAGAAAGCTAAGAAAAAATACCCTGATGCAGCTGTAGTTTTATATGTAAATACTTTAGCTGAGGCAAAAGCAGAAGCAGATATCATATGTACATCTGCAAATGCTGTTGAGGTTGTAAATAGTTTGGATGAAGATACTATAATATTTGGACCTGATAGAAATTTAGCCATGTATGTTGCAAAAAATACTGACAAAAAAATTATACCTGTGCCTGAAGATGGGCATTGTTATGTACATAAAATGTTTAAGCCTGAACATTTCATACGTTTAAAAGAGAAATATCCGGATGCTGAAATTCTTGTTCATCCAGAATGTGACCCTGAAGTTCAGGAGTTAGCTGACCATATTTTAAGTACAGGTGGAATGATAAGAAGAACTATGGAATCTGATTCAAAAGAATTCATCATTGGTACTGAAGTTGATTTATGTACTAGAATAGAGAGAGAAGTACCTAATAAAAAGGCAATTCCTGCATATAAGGAAGCAATTTGTGAAGAAATGAAGTATCATAGTTTAAAGAAATTAAGGAATTCATTGATAGAAGAAAAATATGAAGTCAAAGTTCCAAAAAAGATTGCCAAAAAAGCTAAAAGTGCAATAAATCGAATGATTGAAATCTTCAATAAGTGA
- a CDS encoding peptidase C60 sortase A and B (COGs: COG3764 Sortase (surface protein transpeptidase)~InterPro IPR005754~KEGG: mth:MTH1829 hypothetical protein~PFAM: peptidase C60 sortase A and B~SPTR: O27857 Conserved protein~PFAM: Sortase family~TIGRFAM: LPXTG-site transpeptidase (sortase) family protein), translated as MNYRVYAFLILFISFIFASFIFLKAYLNHQKIIKYKEIVKEHGNQRLSSPSIYAVPQRNVIGRLVIPKIGLDCLIKETSVNDYNTVYHYPESAGLGENGECALLGHRTLFSGPFKRIGELSPGDEVIVYDYTRSRKYIYVVVSNGEDIRWDYKNNPIRFEHGGEPRLLLITCYPPGRKDAAWITHCILIKSY; from the coding sequence ATGAATTATAGAGTCTATGCTTTTTTAATCTTATTTATATCTTTTATTTTTGCCTCCTTCATTTTTTTAAAAGCTTATTTAAATCATCAAAAAATTATAAAATATAAAGAAATTGTTAAAGAACATGGAAATCAGCGCCTTTCATCTCCTAGTATATATGCTGTACCACAACGAAATGTAATTGGAAGATTAGTAATTCCAAAGATTGGTTTAGATTGTCTAATAAAAGAAACATCGGTAAATGATTATAATACTGTGTATCATTATCCAGAAAGTGCAGGATTAGGTGAAAACGGAGAATGTGCACTTTTAGGTCATAGGACATTATTTTCTGGACCTTTTAAAAGAATTGGTGAGTTGTCACCAGGAGACGAAGTTATAGTTTATGATTATACACGTTCAAGGAAATATATCTATGTAGTTGTTTCAAATGGTGAGGATATAAGATGGGATTACAAAAATAATCCAATAAGATTTGAACATGGTGGTGAACCACGTTTATTGCTTATAACATGTTATCCTCCTGGAAGAAAAGATGCAGCATGGATAACACATTGTATATTAATAAAAAGTTATTAA
- a CDS encoding LOR/SDH bifunctional protein (COGs: COG1915 conserved hypothetical protein~InterPro IPR005239: IPR007545~KEGG: mka:MK0866 hypothetical protein~PFAM: LOR/SDH bifunctional protein conserved domain protein~SPTR: Q8TX14 Uncharacterized protein MK0866~PFAM: LOR/SDH bifunctional enzyme conserved region~TIGRFAM: conserved hypothetical protein TIGR00300), with product MEFEVVELKGHIIDSNILSQVLDKIIMMGGDFEIEKLDVGKTNEDESYARLIVKGENIDEILGEIQQLGAIVPTKEVKTKKAPKDGVLPDNFYATTNLPTYVRIDGEWKKVRDIEMDCVIVIKEENGEKIPVCKRMGLVKKGEEVVVGYEGIKVIPLEKERSREIFGFMQSEVSPEKPLDYYSKVIAKEMKKIKKNNGKIVWVVGTAIAHTRAHRILERFVREGYVDALFCGNGFATMDIEYALFKTTLGMNDRAKVVKGGYKSHLVAINEISKAGGIKKAVEKGIINKGVFYECVKNNVPYVIGGSLRDDGPLVDTITDVMEAQDEMRKYAKKSDMCIILATMLHGIATGNILPARVKTVCVDMNPYVVTRLQDRGSHQALGVVSDPCAFLHILEKDLLS from the coding sequence TTGGAATTTGAGGTTGTGGAATTAAAAGGCCATATAATAGATTCAAATATTCTGTCACAAGTTTTGGATAAAATAATAATGATGGGTGGGGATTTTGAAATAGAAAAGCTTGATGTTGGAAAAACAAATGAAGATGAGAGTTATGCGAGACTCATAGTTAAAGGTGAAAATATAGATGAAATTTTAGGTGAAATTCAACAATTAGGTGCGATAGTTCCAACAAAAGAAGTCAAAACAAAAAAAGCACCAAAAGATGGGGTTTTACCAGACAATTTTTATGCCACTACAAATTTACCAACTTATGTAAGGATAGATGGAGAATGGAAAAAAGTTAGAGATATTGAGATGGACTGTGTTATAGTAATTAAAGAAGAAAATGGAGAAAAAATACCTGTTTGTAAAAGGATGGGATTGGTTAAGAAAGGAGAGGAAGTAGTTGTTGGATATGAAGGAATAAAAGTAATACCTTTAGAAAAAGAAAGGAGTAGAGAAATTTTTGGTTTCATGCAAAGTGAAGTTTCACCAGAAAAACCATTAGATTATTATTCAAAAGTGATTGCCAAAGAAATGAAAAAAATAAAGAAAAATAATGGAAAGATTGTCTGGGTTGTTGGTACTGCAATTGCACATACCCGAGCACATAGAATTTTAGAAAGATTCGTAAGGGAAGGCTATGTAGATGCATTGTTTTGTGGAAATGGGTTTGCAACAATGGACATTGAATATGCATTATTTAAAACAACTTTGGGAATGAATGATAGAGCTAAAGTTGTAAAAGGCGGATATAAAAGTCATTTAGTTGCTATAAATGAAATATCAAAGGCAGGAGGCATAAAAAAAGCTGTTGAAAAGGGAATAATAAATAAGGGAGTATTTTATGAATGTGTAAAAAATAATGTTCCATACGTGATAGGAGGATCTTTAAGAGATGATGGACCACTTGTAGATACAATAACTGATGTCATGGAAGCACAGGATGAAATGCGTAAATATGCTAAAAAATCAGATATGTGTATAATACTAGCTACAATGTTACATGGCATTGCCACAGGTAATATTTTACCTGCCAGAGTTAAAACTGTTTGTGTGGATATGAATCCCTATGTTGTGACTAGACTTCAGGATAGAGGTAGTCATCAAGCTTTAGGAGTGGTTTCTGATCCTTGTGCATTCCTTCATATATTGGAAAAAGACCTATTATCATAA
- a CDS encoding fructose-bisphosphate aldolase ;D-fructose 1,6-bisphosphatase (COGs: COG1980 fructose 1 6-bisphosphatase~InterPro IPR002803~KEGG: mth:MTH1686 hypothetical protein~PFAM: protein of unknown function DUF100~SPTR: O27721 Conserved protein~PFAM: Fructose-1,6-bisphosphatase), translating into MKTTISVIKADIGSVAGHVVAHKALKDKCREVLSKAKEDGIIEDFYVTNCGDDVNLIMTHRRGEDDEEVHRTAWEAFKEATKVSKKMKLYGAGQDLLSDTFSGNVKGLGPGCAEMEFKERPSDPVVVFCCDKTEPGAFNLPLFRIFADPFNTAGLVIDPSLHKGYKFEVYDVIDHKRVMMSCPEEMYDLLALLGSISRYVIKKIYRKKDDEIAASVSTERLNLIAGKYIGKDDPVAIVRAQSGFPATGEILEAFAQPHLVGGWMRGSHNGPLMPVSEKDAVPTRFDGPPRVMALGFQISECKLIGPIDLFDDPIFERSRRLAANISEYMRRHGPFEPHRLPSDEMEYTTLPDVLKKLKDRFEDIED; encoded by the coding sequence ATGAAAACGACTATTAGTGTTATAAAGGCAGATATTGGAAGTGTAGCTGGACATGTTGTTGCACATAAAGCCCTTAAAGACAAATGTAGAGAAGTACTGTCAAAGGCAAAGGAAGATGGAATTATAGAGGACTTTTATGTCACAAATTGTGGTGACGATGTAAACCTTATAATGACACATAGAAGAGGAGAAGATGATGAAGAGGTGCATAGGACTGCATGGGAAGCATTCAAGGAAGCAACTAAAGTTTCTAAAAAGATGAAATTATATGGTGCTGGACAAGATTTACTATCTGACACTTTTTCAGGTAATGTAAAGGGTTTAGGACCTGGATGTGCAGAAATGGAGTTTAAAGAAAGACCTAGTGACCCTGTAGTTGTGTTTTGTTGTGATAAAACAGAGCCAGGAGCATTTAATTTACCACTCTTCAGAATATTTGCTGATCCATTTAACACAGCTGGTTTAGTTATTGATCCTTCTCTACACAAAGGATATAAATTTGAGGTATATGATGTGATAGACCACAAAAGAGTGATGATGTCATGTCCAGAAGAGATGTATGATTTACTTGCTCTTTTAGGATCAATTAGTAGATATGTGATAAAGAAAATCTACAGGAAGAAAGATGATGAAATAGCTGCCTCAGTAAGCACTGAAAGATTAAACTTAATAGCAGGGAAATACATAGGAAAAGATGACCCTGTGGCAATAGTTAGGGCACAATCAGGATTTCCAGCAACTGGTGAAATATTAGAAGCGTTTGCCCAACCACATCTAGTTGGAGGATGGATGAGAGGATCACATAATGGTCCTTTAATGCCAGTATCTGAAAAAGATGCAGTTCCAACAAGATTTGATGGACCACCACGTGTTATGGCATTAGGTTTCCAAATATCTGAATGTAAATTAATAGGACCTATCGATTTGTTTGATGACCCTATCTTTGAGCGTTCAAGGAGATTAGCAGCAAATATATCTGAATATATGAGGCGTCATGGGCCATTTGAGCCACATAGGTTACCTAGTGATGAGATGGAATATACAACTTTACCAGATGTACTTAAAAAATTGAAAGATAGATTTGAGGACATAGAGGATTAA
- a CDS encoding RNAse Z (COGs: COG1234 Metal-dependent hydrolase of the beta-lactamase superfamily III~InterPro IPR013471~KEGG: mth:MTH1831 hypothetical protein~PRIAM: Ribonuclease Z~SPTR: O27859 Ribonuclease Z~TIGRFAM: ribonuclease Z~PFAM: Metallo-beta-lactamase superfamily~TIGRFAM: ribonuclease Z), which yields MMEVVFLGTSSAVPSKYRNHASIAIKGFGEIFLFDCGEGTQRQMAIAKVSPMKVKRIFISHLHGDHILGIPGLIQSMGFRNRKKPLTIYGPPGIKEVKEAMMKLGEFSIDFDINVKEIKNEGIVFENEKYKIECIKTKHTTENYSYSIEEKKRPRFLREKAIKLGVKPGPAFSKLHRGIPVKVGDRIVKPEEVLGKPRKGIKVVYSGDTVPHEKMIEFAKDADLLIHDSTFEAGKENKALETGHSTAKDAAKIAKEANVKYLVLTHLSTRYREAKKIENDAKKIFKKSIVAEDLMSITIVRKEIREIKRRILEINEETIPRSELKFND from the coding sequence ATGATGGAAGTTGTATTTTTAGGAACATCATCTGCAGTACCTTCCAAATATAGGAATCATGCAAGTATAGCAATTAAAGGATTTGGAGAAATATTTTTATTTGATTGTGGGGAAGGTACTCAGAGGCAAATGGCAATAGCAAAAGTAAGTCCAATGAAAGTTAAAAGAATATTTATTTCACATTTACATGGAGACCATATTTTAGGCATTCCTGGTTTAATACAATCTATGGGCTTTAGAAATAGAAAGAAACCATTAACTATATATGGACCACCAGGTATTAAAGAAGTAAAGGAAGCAATGATGAAACTTGGTGAATTTTCTATTGATTTTGACATTAATGTAAAGGAAATTAAAAATGAAGGAATAGTATTTGAAAATGAAAAATACAAAATAGAATGTATTAAAACAAAACATACTACTGAAAACTATTCCTATTCTATCGAAGAGAAAAAAAGACCACGGTTTTTAAGAGAGAAAGCAATAAAATTAGGAGTGAAACCAGGACCTGCATTCAGCAAATTGCACAGAGGCATACCTGTAAAAGTTGGAGACAGAATCGTAAAACCTGAGGAAGTACTTGGAAAACCTAGAAAGGGGATAAAAGTTGTATATTCTGGAGATACAGTTCCTCATGAAAAAATGATTGAATTTGCTAAAGATGCTGATCTATTAATTCATGATTCTACATTTGAAGCTGGAAAAGAAAATAAAGCGTTGGAAACTGGTCATTCAACTGCAAAAGACGCTGCTAAAATAGCTAAAGAAGCCAATGTTAAGTATCTTGTGTTAACGCACTTAAGTACAAGATATAGAGAAGCAAAAAAAATAGAAAATGACGCAAAAAAAATATTTAAAAAATCAATAGTTGCAGAGGATTTGATGTCAATTACAATAGTAAGGAAAGAGATAAGAGAAATAAAAAGAAGAATACTTGAAATAAATGAAGAAACAATTCCAAGAAGTGAGTTGAAGTTTAATGATTAA
- a CDS encoding MscS Mechanosensitive ion channel (COGs: COG3264 Small-conductance mechanosensitive channel~InterPro IPR010920: IPR011014: IPR011066: IPR006685~KEGG: mth:MTH1830 hypothetical protein~PFAM: MscS Mechanosensitive ion channel~SPTR: O27858 Conserved protein~PFAM: Mechanosensitive ion channel): protein MIKINFEILLKNCILSLLTIIVAVFLVRLFSHFIRKAGKDLELDITAVHIILDITKYGIYFATAIVVLRIFGIDITAIILSLGILSVAISFAARDTLSNFISGMFILLDKSFKVGDIIEITDKKGKVIKLGIRNTIILTSNNEIVVVPNSLFSKSAYINYTKAGVRRIELPIEISNNIKINELKRKLRQEIKNMGWALDNPKPKILVEEVKDDTTKYRIVVWSKHPSKIDVHKSLLAEIVKKTINEVKGGQNEL, encoded by the coding sequence ATGATTAAGATCAACTTTGAAATATTACTGAAAAATTGTATTTTATCATTATTAACCATAATTGTTGCGGTTTTCCTTGTTAGACTTTTCTCACATTTCATAAGAAAGGCTGGAAAAGATCTGGAGTTAGACATTACAGCAGTTCATATAATTTTAGATATTACAAAGTATGGAATATATTTTGCTACTGCAATAGTTGTTTTAAGGATATTTGGAATAGATATAACTGCTATCATATTAAGTTTAGGTATATTAAGCGTAGCAATAAGTTTTGCAGCTCGTGATACTTTATCTAATTTTATTTCTGGAATGTTTATACTTTTAGATAAAAGTTTTAAAGTAGGTGACATAATAGAAATAACAGATAAAAAAGGAAAGGTTATAAAATTAGGAATTAGAAATACAATAATACTTACTTCCAATAATGAAATTGTTGTTGTGCCTAATTCTTTATTTTCAAAGTCTGCATATATCAATTATACAAAAGCAGGAGTTAGAAGAATAGAATTACCAATAGAAATTTCAAATAATATTAAAATTAACGAATTAAAGAGAAAATTAAGACAAGAAATAAAGAATATGGGATGGGCTTTAGATAATCCAAAACCTAAAATTCTTGTGGAAGAAGTAAAAGACGACACTACAAAGTATAGAATTGTTGTATGGAGTAAACATCCTTCTAAAATAGACGTCCATAAATCATTGTTAGCAGAAATTGTTAAAAAAACAATTAATGAAGTTAAAGGTGGACAAAATGAATTATAG
- a CDS encoding protein of unknown function DUF434 (COGs: COG2454 conserved hypothetical protein~InterPro IPR007368~KEGG: mfe:Mefer_0862 protein of unknown function DUF434~PFAM: protein of unknown function DUF434~SPTR: C7P7Z8 Putative uncharacterized protein~PFAM: Protein of unknown function (DUF434)), producing the protein MGKIDEAIKDLRYLLDRGYRKTIALKFVADHYLLSKKERNYLSRHVFSRRKIKERKSKIIKLKNIKNKKLLIDGYNVLITVENIIRNSKDIFIAQDGFLRDCSAVFGKHKISTTTYKALKAIITTLKKYQPKYVVFYLDKNVSFSGELAKRIRACMSKHKVNGEVILSNKVDYILKKEGKKGNVVATSDSVIIDNVKQVVDIPKEILKCSNTLLS; encoded by the coding sequence ATGGGAAAAATCGATGAAGCCATAAAAGATCTTAGATATTTACTTGATAGAGGATATAGGAAAACTATTGCATTAAAATTTGTTGCTGATCATTATTTACTTTCAAAAAAAGAAAGAAATTATCTTTCTAGACATGTTTTTTCCAGGAGGAAAATTAAGGAAAGGAAATCTAAAATTATTAAATTAAAAAATATTAAAAACAAAAAACTTCTTATTGATGGTTACAATGTGTTGATAACAGTGGAAAATATTATTAGGAATTCAAAGGATATATTCATTGCCCAAGATGGATTTTTAAGGGATTGTAGTGCTGTATTTGGAAAACATAAGATATCTACTACTACATATAAAGCTCTCAAAGCTATAATAACTACTTTAAAGAAATATCAACCTAAATATGTTGTATTTTATCTTGACAAAAATGTAAGTTTTAGTGGTGAATTAGCAAAAAGAATTAGGGCTTGCATGTCAAAACACAAAGTCAATGGAGAAGTTATTTTATCTAATAAAGTAGACTATATTTTAAAAAAAGAAGGTAAGAAAGGAAACGTTGTTGCAACAAGCGACAGCGTAATTATAGACAATGTCAAACAAGTTGTAGATATTCCTAAAGAAATTTTAAAATGTTCAAACACTTTACTTTCTTAA
- a CDS encoding Putative phosphate transport regulator (COGs: COG1392 Phosphate transport regulator (distant homolog of PhoU)~InterPro IPR002727: IPR018445~KEGG: mth:MTH1689 hypothetical protein~PFAM: Putitive phosphate transport regulator~SPTR: O27724 UPF0111 protein MTH_1689~PFAM: Protein of unknown function DUF47~TIGRFAM: conserved hypothetical protein TIGR00153): MKKIKNLFYRESEVEKFVEKHVELVGECYEKLKLLMENFYEGNYDEVEKLAKKISELEREADEVRRKMELKYYSGAFLPFDREDRILLTEKTDKIADTIESVAFSISLSKIRFPKILKKNFREFIDAIDKTLKAFEKSMENLDKDYGEAIKKAHETEKLEENADKVERKIIKKLFKLYKNKKIGTVKLLGLKEITTKLGHIADQAEDASDRVLIIAAKIRG; encoded by the coding sequence ATGAAAAAAATAAAAAATTTATTTTATAGGGAATCAGAAGTCGAAAAATTTGTTGAGAAACATGTGGAATTAGTTGGCGAATGTTATGAAAAACTTAAACTTTTGATGGAAAACTTTTATGAAGGAAATTATGATGAAGTAGAAAAATTGGCCAAGAAAATATCAGAATTGGAAAGAGAAGCAGACGAAGTTAGAAGAAAAATGGAATTAAAATATTATTCAGGTGCATTTTTACCATTTGACAGAGAGGATAGAATATTACTTACAGAAAAAACAGATAAAATAGCTGATACAATAGAATCTGTGGCGTTCTCGATATCTTTAAGTAAAATAAGATTTCCGAAAATTCTTAAAAAAAATTTCAGGGAATTTATAGATGCTATAGATAAAACATTAAAAGCATTTGAAAAGAGTATGGAAAACCTCGATAAAGATTATGGAGAAGCCATTAAAAAAGCACATGAAACAGAAAAACTAGAAGAAAATGCAGATAAAGTTGAGAGGAAAATTATTAAAAAATTATTCAAACTCTATAAAAATAAAAAAATAGGAACAGTAAAACTACTGGGACTTAAAGAAATAACAACAAAACTAGGTCATATAGCTGATCAAGCAGAAGATGCATCCGACCGTGTACTCATAATTGCAGCGAAAATTAGAGGCTAA
- a CDS encoding NH(3)-dependent NAD(+) synthetase (COGs: COG0171 NAD synthase~InterPro IPR003694: IPR014729~KEGG: mth:MTH1510 NH(3)-dependent NAD+ synthetase~PFAM: NAD synthase~PRIAM: NAD(+) synthase~SPTR: O27554 Probable NH(3)-dependent NAD(+) synthetase~TIGRFAM: NAD+ synthetase~PFAM: NAD synthase~TIGRFAM: NAD+ synthetase) codes for MFEMEYSEVINKIENFISRKVEEAGANGVVLGLSGGIDSSVVAYLSKKALGSKNVFGLIMPSETTKEEDVKDAISIAKNLGINYEIINIEPILKKFRSMCKHKGNKIAIANLGPRVRMTILYYHSNSLNSLVAGTGNKSELLIGYFTKYGDGGVDILPIGDLYKTQVRKIAYELGVPKKIIEKPPSAGLWRGQTDEDEIGLDYETLDKILFLMVEKKLKNHEIHEKLGIPLKTIGRVEEMIKNAEHKLNPPEVARIW; via the coding sequence GTGTTTGAAATGGAGTATTCTGAAGTTATAAATAAAATTGAAAATTTTATATCTAGAAAGGTAGAAGAAGCTGGTGCTAACGGCGTAGTTTTAGGTTTGAGTGGTGGTATAGATTCAAGTGTTGTTGCATATCTTTCAAAAAAAGCACTTGGATCTAAAAATGTATTTGGGCTTATAATGCCCAGTGAAACTACTAAAGAGGAAGATGTAAAGGATGCTATATCTATTGCAAAAAATCTTGGAATAAATTATGAAATAATAAATATAGAACCCATTTTAAAGAAATTTAGGTCAATGTGTAAACATAAAGGAAACAAAATAGCAATAGCTAATTTAGGACCAAGAGTAAGGATGACTATACTGTATTATCATTCTAATTCTTTAAATAGTCTTGTTGCAGGTACAGGAAACAAAAGTGAATTGTTGATAGGATATTTTACTAAGTATGGGGATGGTGGTGTAGATATATTGCCAATAGGTGATCTCTACAAAACTCAGGTGAGAAAAATTGCTTATGAACTTGGCGTTCCAAAAAAAATCATTGAAAAACCACCAAGTGCTGGATTGTGGAGAGGACAGACAGATGAAGATGAAATAGGTCTTGATTATGAAACATTAGACAAAATATTATTTTTGATGGTTGAAAAAAAATTGAAAAATCATGAGATCCATGAAAAATTGGGAATACCATTAAAAACAATAGGAAGAGTTGAAGAAATGATTAAAAATGCAGAACATAAGCTAAATCCACCTGAAGTGGCACGTATCTGGTGA
- a CDS encoding Protein of unknown function DUF357 (COGs: COG1849 conserved hypothetical protein~InterPro IPR007155~KEGG: mth:MTH1690 hypothetical protein~PFAM: Protein of unknown function DUF357~SPTR: O27725 Putative uncharacterized protein~PFAM: Protein of unknown function (DUF357)), translating to MKYKERIYKDIDLFEEVLKDLKVIELNEKERKIIDIAKRYKKDAIFYLKKKDYLTSFACINYAHGLIDSLRFLHGRLE from the coding sequence ATGAAATATAAGGAAAGAATTTACAAAGATATAGATTTATTTGAGGAAGTTTTAAAAGATCTAAAAGTTATAGAGCTTAATGAAAAAGAAAGAAAAATAATAGACATTGCAAAAAGATATAAAAAAGATGCAATTTTTTATTTAAAAAAGAAAGATTATTTAACATCTTTTGCGTGTATAAATTATGCACATGGATTAATAGATTCTTTAAGATTTCTTCATGGGAGATTAGAATGA